The following are encoded in a window of Mycolicibacterium tusciae JS617 genomic DNA:
- a CDS encoding [protein-PII] uridylyltransferase, producing MTEQRRDSVAGPPRWVGPAAGSLRPAKDLAAAAKQLLTNDARQLDSAALRDALLDLHEFWLTTKATEIGITSTSGFAIVATGGLGRGELVPYSDLDLTLLHDNMPQDVVAQVADLLWYPLWDANIRIDHSVRTVPEALTVAGEDISAGLAMLEARHIAGDSDLSTLLIAGTRRQWRTGVAARFDGLVEHTRARWQRSGEIAHRAEPDLKCGRGGLRDVQLLNALAIAQLADVYPSRSLASPTETLGEAHMTLLNVRTELHRVAGRGRDLLLAQHADEIGAALQIGDRFDLARMLSDAARTISFYVDAGIRTAGNALPRRGLAAFRRPTRRPLDEGVIEFAGEVILARDARPQRDPGLILRVAAASATTGLPMAASTLARLAENAPELRTPWPRQALKDLLVMLAAGPTAVATIEALDRTGLWGRLFPEWGAVRDLPPRDVVHIWTVDRHLVETVSRASAFTTRVSRPDLLVLGALCHDIGKGRGGDHSVIGADLAVQIGTRLGLWPSDVEILSKVVRHHLLLPHTATRRDLQDPNTIALVVDALDGDLVVLELLHALAEADSLATGPGVWGDWKASLIGDLVHRCRLVMAGEPLPQPDPIDPRYLSLAAEVGIHVDITPADSPHIYNVTMIAPDRRGLLSKAAGVLALNSLRVHSASVNAHAGSAINTFVVSPHFGSPPAAELLRQQWILALDGDLDALSSLDKRDRDAAQYGTARAGEVPDAVPINHVIAPPRILWSDGAASGELVVQIRSTDRAGLLARLTAVFERDGVDIAWAKVTTLGSSVVDLFGISAAGDIDAVRAGLERDLYAILPAPAPVKPVSEAS from the coding sequence ATGACAGAGCAGAGACGAGATTCCGTTGCCGGGCCCCCACGTTGGGTGGGCCCGGCGGCGGGCTCGTTACGGCCCGCGAAGGATCTTGCCGCTGCCGCCAAGCAGCTGCTGACCAACGATGCCCGGCAACTGGATTCGGCGGCGCTGCGGGATGCGCTGCTCGATCTGCACGAATTCTGGCTCACCACAAAGGCCACCGAGATCGGCATCACGTCGACCAGCGGCTTCGCCATCGTCGCGACCGGTGGGCTGGGCCGAGGCGAACTGGTGCCCTACTCGGATCTTGACCTGACGCTGTTGCACGACAACATGCCTCAAGATGTCGTCGCACAGGTCGCCGATTTGCTGTGGTATCCGTTGTGGGATGCCAACATTCGTATCGATCACAGTGTCCGCACGGTGCCGGAGGCGCTGACTGTCGCCGGCGAGGATATCTCCGCCGGACTGGCCATGCTCGAAGCGCGACACATCGCGGGTGATTCGGACCTGTCGACTCTGCTCATCGCGGGAACCAGGCGACAGTGGCGTACCGGAGTCGCTGCGCGCTTCGACGGACTTGTCGAGCACACCCGCGCGCGGTGGCAGCGCAGTGGCGAGATCGCCCACCGCGCAGAGCCCGATCTCAAATGCGGACGCGGTGGCCTGCGCGACGTTCAGTTGCTCAACGCACTGGCGATCGCCCAGCTCGCCGATGTCTATCCCAGCCGATCTCTGGCGTCCCCCACCGAGACACTGGGGGAGGCGCACATGACACTGCTGAATGTGCGCACCGAGCTGCATCGGGTCGCCGGGCGCGGGCGCGACCTTCTGCTCGCCCAGCATGCCGACGAGATCGGCGCCGCATTGCAGATCGGTGACCGATTCGATTTGGCCCGCATGCTTTCCGACGCCGCACGCACCATCAGCTTTTATGTCGACGCCGGTATTCGCACCGCAGGCAATGCGCTGCCGAGACGTGGACTCGCGGCGTTTCGAAGGCCCACGCGCCGTCCCCTCGACGAAGGCGTCATCGAATTCGCAGGCGAGGTCATCCTCGCGCGCGATGCACGCCCCCAACGGGACCCCGGCCTGATCTTGCGGGTGGCGGCCGCCTCGGCCACCACCGGGTTGCCGATGGCGGCGTCCACCCTGGCTCGTCTCGCCGAGAACGCGCCGGAATTGCGTACCCCGTGGCCCCGCCAAGCGCTCAAGGACCTGCTCGTCATGCTGGCGGCGGGCCCGACGGCGGTGGCCACCATCGAGGCGCTTGACCGTACCGGCCTGTGGGGCCGCCTCTTTCCGGAATGGGGCGCGGTGCGCGACCTTCCGCCACGCGACGTCGTACACATCTGGACGGTCGACCGCCATCTCGTTGAAACCGTTTCGCGGGCAAGCGCATTCACTACCAGGGTGTCGCGACCCGATCTGTTGGTCCTTGGCGCGCTGTGCCATGACATCGGTAAGGGCCGCGGCGGCGACCATAGCGTGATCGGTGCGGATCTGGCGGTCCAGATCGGCACCCGCCTCGGCCTGTGGCCCTCGGACGTCGAGATCCTGTCCAAGGTGGTGCGCCACCATCTGTTGCTGCCGCACACCGCGACCCGGCGCGATCTGCAGGACCCCAACACCATCGCGTTGGTGGTCGACGCGCTCGACGGTGATCTCGTGGTGCTCGAACTGCTGCACGCACTGGCCGAGGCGGACTCGCTGGCGACCGGTCCTGGGGTATGGGGTGACTGGAAGGCGTCTCTCATCGGTGATCTCGTGCATCGCTGCCGCCTGGTGATGGCCGGTGAACCGCTGCCGCAGCCCGATCCCATTGACCCGCGCTACCTTTCGCTGGCCGCCGAGGTCGGCATCCACGTCGACATCACACCTGCCGACAGTCCGCACATCTACAACGTCACCATGATCGCGCCGGATCGCCGGGGATTGTTGTCCAAGGCCGCGGGTGTGCTGGCGCTGAACTCGTTGCGAGTGCATTCGGCGTCGGTCAACGCGCATGCGGGTTCGGCGATCAACACCTTCGTCGTGTCGCCCCACTTCGGTTCCCCGCCGGCGGCTGAGCTGCTGCGGCAACAGTGGATCCTCGCTCTCGATGGCGACCTCGACGCGCTCTCGTCCTTGGACAAGCGCGACCGCGACGCCGCGCAGTACGGAACGGCACGCGCCGGTGAGGTGCCGGATGCCGTGCCGATCAACCATGTGATCGCCCCGCCGCGAATCCTGTGGTCTGACGGGGCCGCCTCGGGTGAGTTGGTGGTGCAGATCCGCAGCACCGACCGAGCGGGCCTACTGGCGAGGCTGACGGCGGTCTTCGAACGCGATGGCGTCGACATTGCGTGGGCGAAGGTCACCACGCTCGGTTCGTCTGTCGTCGACCTGTTCGGCATCTCCGCGGCCGGGGACATCGACGCCGTGCGCGCCGGACTCGAGCGCGACCTGTACGCCATTCTGCCCGCACCCGCGCCCGTGAAGCCGGTTTCGGAAGCCAGTTAG
- a CDS encoding P-II family nitrogen regulator, protein MKLITAIIKPFTLEDVKTGLEQTGILGMTVSEVQGYGRQKGHTEVYRGAEYSVDFVPKVRVEVVVDDSAVDKVVDVIVQAARTGKIGDGKVWVSPVDTVVRVRTGERGTDAL, encoded by the coding sequence ATGAAGCTGATTACTGCGATCATCAAGCCGTTCACGCTCGAAGACGTCAAAACCGGACTCGAGCAGACCGGAATTCTCGGAATGACCGTCAGCGAGGTCCAGGGCTACGGTCGCCAGAAGGGTCACACCGAGGTGTATCGCGGCGCCGAGTACTCGGTCGACTTCGTTCCCAAGGTGCGCGTCGAGGTCGTGGTCGATGATTCCGCCGTGGACAAGGTGGTGGATGTGATCGTCCAGGCCGCGCGCACCGGAAAGATCGGCGACGGCAAGGTGTGGGTCAGTCCAGTTGACACGGTCGTGCGGGTACGCACCGGCGAGCGTGGAACGGACGCCCTTTGA